Part of the Gorilla gorilla gorilla isolate KB3781 chromosome Y, NHGRI_mGorGor1-v2.1_pri, whole genome shotgun sequence genome is shown below.
gttttattcatctttgtcttCACCTTAACTTTTGAAGGTAAgtttcaaataatataaaattacatttgagtgtataattgaatggaatttaatatgtttataatgTCATACAATCATCATCTATCAATAGTTCCTAAATATTTCTATTGCCCAACCAGAAACTCCATATCTATTATACAGTTCTTTTTATTGTCCAGCCCCTGACAACCCGTAACCTACCTCTTATCTCTATGGCCATGTCTTTCTACCACACAGGTTTTGCATTGCATCAGTTTTCAATCCAACATGCCAAACTAGTTTTAAAatcattcatatttctttttccttttctttcctttattttgttttattttttactttttgcattCTGCAATTACTAGGCCCTGTGCTCCTCACACCAATCTAGTTATAATGAGTGTGTCAGGAAGAACATTGGATTTATTTCAGGGATTGAggacattattttcttatttatttaaataatgacgCAGGGAAGAGATTTTTGCAGCTTACACTGTGTAAGTGAgcagtctatattttattttcactggatacaTTTCTCAGATTGGGAAGGAAACCCTTTGGGCTAGATTTTTGTTGGTTGCTAGGAGACATAAGTCCGCTTGTGATGTCATTGTTACTCAGCTTGGGAACCATTGTGATGGTCTAGATAAGTTTACATGCCTAGGCCTTCTGAAGCAGCATTTGAAGCTGCAGTCTTGAAAACCATGCAGGCCGGAAGAGtagataaagaaatatttatttgagatggcaCATGTTTCTTCAGAAACTCAAGATGTTTCTCCCAAAGATGAATTAACTGCTTCAGAAGCCTCCCCTAGGTCTCCAGTGTGTGAACACACCTTCCCTGGGGACTCAGACTTACGGTCAATGATTGAAGAACATGCTTTTCAGGTTTCATCACAAGGATCCTTGTTAGAAAGGCCACCTTACACAGTTTGTGTCTCTGAGCCACATAAAGATgatgattttctttctctgaacttTCCCAggaaactttggaaaatagtgGAAAGTGACCAGTTCAAGTCTATTTCATGGGATGAGAGTGGAACTTGCATAGTGATTAATGAAGAACTCTTCAAGaaagaaattttggaaacaaAGGCTCCTTACAGAATATTTCAAACTGATGCTATCAAAAGTTTTGTTCGACAGCTCAACCTTTATGGATTTAGTAAAATTCAACGGAATTTTCAAAGATCTGCCTTTCTAGCCACCTTTCTGGCAGAAGAGAAAGAATCCTCTGTCTTAAGCAAGGTATTTGACATATTTGAGTTACCactatatgtaaagtatatatgtaattttactttgtacataggtaaatatgttaATACATGCAGTAAGACcagcttttgaaaattatataaaatattaaggtagaaattatttttttgaaattattgtGTTCAGCTTGAACGTTAACCTTTtagtgttttaagaaattttgctAACAACTTTGAATCTTACCAGTGAACTCCAAATAAATGTACCAAAGCCACCTAATGaaatattactattaatatataacatgttttcACTTGAGGGCTTAACAACTTGAGAGGTTTTTGCCAATAAGCACGTTCTTAAAAATAGTAAATGATGTTTATGAGTTATTTGATGACATTAAGTTTGTGTGATGAAAGAGAAATCTGATATTTGATGTGTTACGTTTGTTATTTGCACTTGTCTCTTGGCTTAAAATGGTACtgaattatgtttttctttggttttagttAAAGCTCTATTATAATCCAAATTTCAAGCGTGGCTATCCCCAACTTTTAGTAAGAGTGAAGAGAAGAATTGGTGTTAAAAATGCTTCATCTATATCTACTCTATTCAATGAAGATTTCAACAAGAAGCATTTTAGAGCAGTGGCTAACCTGGAGAATCTAATTCTGCCTTAGCTGCTGAAGCTAGTgaagaaagtttattttcagcctctaaaaatttaaatatgcctCTAACAAGGGAATCTTCTGTCACACAGATAATTGCAAATTCATCTGTCCCAATTAGAAGTGGTTtccctcctccttcaccttcaacCTCAGTTGGACCATCAGAACAAATTGCAGCAGATCAACCTGCTATTTTAAATCAGC
Proteins encoded:
- the LOC129530208 gene encoding heat shock transcription factor, Y-linked-like produces the protein MAHVSSETQDVSPKDELTASEASPRSPVCEHTFPGDSDLRSMIEEHAFQVSSQGSLLERPPYTVCVSEPHKDDDFLSLNFPRKLWKIVESDQFKSISWDESGTCIVINEELFKKEILETKAPYRIFQTDAIKSFVRQLNLYGFSKIQRNFQRSAFLATFLAEEKESSVLSKLKLYYNPNFKRGYPQLLVRVKRRIGVKNASSISTLFNEDFNKKHFRAVANLENLILP